AGGCTTCAGTGACTTGTTTGCCCTACCTCTAGTACTGAGAAAAATGGTTTTGAAATATTATCAAGAATAAAGTTGGCAAGAGGCCTCTATTACAGTTCTCTACTATGGTTCTTCAAATCATAAGGAAGATATGTTCAACTTTTAGTCTAATAACAAATAAAGTTAATCTCTTAAAGAACATGTTTTGTTCTTCACAGTGACAGCCATGTtagacttttagcctccagaagcTATTTTTCAATAGAGACAAAGAAGTCCTATCATTAAATCCAAACAAGCTTTGCATTCTGTGAGCCAAGAGACATGCACCTTGTGTTCCCTCTGATAACTCAATTTGATCATTCTATGCATAGCATCCCCTTCCTAttatttctctattctttcaGTTTCAAGAAATTGTCAAGAGTGATCACCACAGTTATAGAATTTCAGAACTGTGAAGGACTTTAGAAATCATCTGGACTTAGAACAGTTGCCTCATATAAATACAATTTGTTTATTTACAATTGCTAGTAAATAAACAAAGGCCAGTAATGGAAAATTAATTGGCATAGATTATGCAATGGGTTTTGGCATCACTGGAATAGGGCCCAGGTCTTCTGTTCTATTTTCACATGGTTGTTAAATCATCAAATATTTTCACTTGAGGAATCTATAAAGAAATCAACGCAATGTGAGAAGGTGATGAGAAAAGAGGTGATAGGTGAAGGAAAGCCTAAATGGACTTGAACTATTGTTTGATATATATCCATAGGGATCCTTTAAGGTCATTGAATCTTTAGCTCAACCACTTGAATTATGGAAAACGTCTCCACGTCATTCTCTGAAACATTGAACTTACTGGCTCAATCAGTGAAGACTGTACTGAGTTGGGTCCCAATACCATGATGGGGGTAGGAATCATAGGACATGTCTATAGGAACATCATAACGGGGGGTACCAGCCTGAAAAGGAGTTGAATGCACATGCCCTGAGCTTAGACTTGAAGAAGGGTAATGTGGCATGAAGCTGTAGGATTTTTCTAGGTCAGGAGACCCATCTTGCTTCAAGGAGAAGTTCCCACTGATGCTCAGGGGTGGAGTGAGCGGGGCCTCATAAGGGGGCGTACTGCAGTCAGGTAGATGACTCCCAAAGGACGATTCTCCCAAACTCTTGAATACTTGGGGCTTGAGATGAAGGAGATGTGTTTCCATATGGCCATAAGGAGGGCTAGGCAGCCCCGGAGACTGATAGTTGAAGTTGTGGACAGAGATGGCAGAGTCACAAATAGGAGATTTATCCTCATGCTTCTCCAGGAGGACAGACTGAGGGCCCAGTTGGAGACATCCAGCCACCAGGTTGCTTGTGGGCTGAGAGAGCCCTTTACACAGCATCTCCACAAATCCTTTCCCTTCAGGTGTCTGGCCAGTCTCCAGGACTTCAGATAAAGCCCAAATATAGTTCCTGGCCAGTCTAAGAGTCTCTATCTTGGAAAGTTTTTGGGTTTTAGAGTAGCACGGCATGACTCGCCTCAGGTTATCCAGGGCATCGTTCAGGCCATGCATCCGGGTCCGTTCTCTGGCATTGGCCTTGACTCTTCGAGCCCTGAATCTCTCAAGGCGAGCTTTGGTCATCTTCTTTTTCTTGGGACCCCTTCTCTtaggtttctccccatcttcttcctcttcttcttcttcctcaatACTGTCATGCTCTTCAGTTAAGCTGCTGAGCATCCCATAAGTACCTGCTTCCTCCTTCACCTCATTTTGGGAGCCCAGACTTTTATCCATCCAAGATGGTGTGTTGACTAGCTCTCCCATCTCTTTGGATTTCACATACGTTTTTGACATTTCCAGACTCTGGAAAAGGGAAATATCAAAGGTTAACTCCTGTGAGTACCTGATTTTATTTGAAACTAAAGTTTTTTATATGTAATTATCTTGTCCAAGTCTTCCATTCTAAATGACAAAtccaaaactgaaagaaattccCAGAATACTCCTTTAGTTATGGCATAGTATAAGAAAATAtactatagaaaaagaaaactgacttGATTATTCATTGCAGTGTTAGTGCCTAACTCTTtttattcttagatttttttatCTCATGAATGTTTTATACAAAATGACTGATATACCTGTCcacagatatatttttctttctttccagaatcCAGAAcataaaaggggaaaaatgagGTGAGTATATAAATTACTGTCCAAATAGAGAAATTTCTGAAAGTGAAAGAGCATGCTAAAAATAAGTATATGTGTGTAATAATTATTgttactacaaaataaaaaacccatCAAATAGTCAAATAAGCACGCTGTTGTATATTTACaccatacaaaataaaaaactgtagCCAGATCATTTAGACTACTTTGTATGTGTTCTACAAAAGACTACTCAACCTGTATTTAGAAGCATTTCACATCCATCTACCCGATAATACCCTATGTTTCTCACCAGTATTGCTAATTGGTGGCCTCAATCATCTCCTTCAAGTTGTCCATGACACAACTGGCTGGTCCAACACGTGACCATCAAACATTACTCTCACTATCACCAGAGGAGCATTCTGTTTTTCAGTAAGCACTTTGTGTTCTGTCTAGTGTGAGTTATGTTAGAAGTGTTAGTGACATGGCATCTTGAAAGGATCATGAAAAGAAAGGAGGGTTATCACTGCTCATCTTTCAAATTTGCCCATATGTTAAAGTGCGAA
This window of the Nomascus leucogenys isolate Asia chromosome 11, Asia_NLE_v1, whole genome shotgun sequence genome carries:
- the NEUROD4 gene encoding neurogenic differentiation factor 4, with the translated sequence MSKTYVKSKEMGELVNTPSWMDKSLGSQNEVKEEAGTYGMLSSLTEEHDSIEEEEEEEEDGEKPKRRGPKKKKMTKARLERFRARRVKANARERTRMHGLNDALDNLRRVMPCYSKTQKLSKIETLRLARNYIWALSEVLETGQTPEGKGFVEMLCKGLSQPTSNLVAGCLQLGPQSVLLEKHEDKSPICDSAISVHNFNYQSPGLPSPPYGHMETHLLHLKPQVFKSLGESSFGSHLPDCSTPPYEAPLTPPLSISGNFSLKQDGSPDLEKSYSFMPHYPSSSLSSGHVHSTPFQAGTPRYDVPIDMSYDSYPHHGIGTQLSTVFTD